One region of Bactrocera neohumeralis isolate Rockhampton chromosome 5, APGP_CSIRO_Bneo_wtdbg2-racon-allhic-juicebox.fasta_v2, whole genome shotgun sequence genomic DNA includes:
- the LOC126760169 gene encoding uncharacterized protein LOC126760169 encodes MKTLKQPRMRDPPFDDDHGKRNKNYDLRACTWNVRTLNGEGAAAQLVDVLAKIKADITAVQEMRWTGQGQRRVGPCDIYYSGHTMAMGKQGIFGTTVGKFSLHDETSPNGLRLIDFAGARNMVICSTRFQHKKIHQATWLSPDRKTTNQIDHVVIDGRHVPSVLDVRALRGPNIDSDHYLVAAKIRTRLCAAKNARQQTQGRFDVEKLQSQQTAERFSTRLALLLSESTSQQLGIGELWDGISNSIRTAATETIGFRKEQKNSWYDEECRVAAERKQAAYLATLRSTTTRAGWDRYRELKREARRICRQKKKEAEMREYEKLDKLADRGNARKFYEKKRRLTEGFKTGAYSCRTPKGDLVTDAQSIVKLWREHFSSLLNGSERTTPGEGEPDSPIDDDGADVPLPDHEEV; translated from the coding sequence atgaaaacgttgaaacagcctcggatgagagaccccccttttgatgacgaccatggcaaacggaataagaactacgatttgagggcatgcacctggaatgtccggacacTTAAtggggaaggtgccgctgcccagctggttgatgtcctcgcaaaaataaaggctgacatcaccgccgtccaagaaatgcgatggacgggacaaggacagagacgagtaggtccttgtgacatttactacagtggccatacaaTGGCCATGGGCAAacaaggtatctttggcactacggtcggtaaattcagcctccacgacgaaacatccccaaatgggttgaggctgattgacttcgccggggcccgaaatatggttatctgtagtactagattccagcataagaagattcatcaagctacctggctgtctccggatcgaaaaactaccaaccagatcgatcatgttgtgatagatggaagacacgtccccagtgttttagatgtgcgtgcgctacgaggtcctaacatcgactcggaccattatcttgttgcagctaagattcgcactcgcctctgtgcagcaaaaaacgcacgccaacaaacacaaggaaggttcgacgtcgaaaagctgcaatcacaacagactgccgaacgattttctactcggcttgcactcctgctctctgagagcactagtcaacaactcggtataggggaactgtgggacggcatttcaaattccatacgtacagctgcaaccgaaaccattggttttcggaaagagcaaaagaacagctggtacgacgaggagtgccgtgtcgcagcggagagaaaacaggctgcctacctcgcaacgttacgatcgaccactacacgtgcgggatgggatagataccgagagttgaagagggaagcgagacgcatttgcagacagaagaagaaagaggccgaaatgcgtgagtatgaaaagcttgataagctggccgacaggggtaatgctcgaaaattctacgaaaaaaagcggcggcttacagaaggtttcaagaccggagcatactcttgtagaacccccaaaggtgatctagtcactgatgcccagagcatagttaaattatggagggaacacttctccagcctgctgaatggcagtgaacgcacaacaccaggagaaggagaacccgattccccaatcgatgacgatggagcagacgttccattacccgaccatgaagaagtttga